A region from the Veillonellales bacterium genome encodes:
- a CDS encoding biotin/lipoyl-containing protein: MKKFNISVNGASYQVEVEEVAAAAAVAPAAKVAAPAAKPAAAPAAPAAKPAAAAVVGAGDTAIKAPMPGKIVRIVAEAGKAIKKGEVILILEAMKMQNEITAPVAGTLKSVNVNPNQGVKPGEIMAVIG; this comes from the coding sequence ATGAAAAAATTTAATATTTCTGTTAACGGTGCTTCTTATCAAGTTGAAGTAGAAGAAGTAGCTGCCGCCGCAGCCGTTGCTCCTGCTGCCAAGGTTGCAGCTCCTGCAGCGAAACCCGCAGCTGCCCCTGCTGCTCCTGCAGCAAAACCGGCTGCCGCTGCTGTAGTAGGTGCTGGAGATACGGCTATCAAAGCGCCGATGCCTGGCAAAATTGTAAGAATCGTAGCGGAAGCTGGCAAGGCAATTAAAAAGGGTGAAGTAATCCTGATTCTGGAAGCTATGAAGATGCAGAATGAAATCACCGCTCCTGTTGCCGGTACCTTGAAATCGGTTAACGTAAATCCGAACCAGGGAGTAAAACCTGGCGAGATTATGGCAGTAATTGGCTAA
- a CDS encoding cob(I)yrinic acid a,c-diamide adenosyltransferase produces the protein MESMQKALPGCGLVMVITGNGKGKTTSAFGQALRAIGQGYKVCMIQFMKGRKYGEVLAAEKWLPQFTIIQSGLDTFVMRDDPSPVDVDLAKQGFEKAKEAIYSKEYNMVILDELNIAVDFKLIPEEEVLALIKNKPPEIDLVLTGRYASAKIRDIADTVSEVTEVKHHYYAGKQERAGIEY, from the coding sequence ATGGAATCAATGCAGAAAGCTCTGCCGGGATGCGGCCTAGTGATGGTGATTACCGGCAACGGCAAAGGCAAGACAACTTCGGCTTTTGGCCAGGCACTGCGTGCTATTGGGCAGGGTTATAAAGTTTGTATGATTCAGTTCATGAAGGGCAGAAAATACGGCGAAGTTTTGGCGGCGGAGAAGTGGCTGCCGCAGTTTACCATTATTCAATCCGGTCTTGATACGTTCGTAATGCGGGACGATCCGTCTCCGGTGGATGTCGATCTTGCCAAACAGGGATTTGAAAAGGCTAAAGAAGCGATTTACAGCAAAGAATATAATATGGTGATATTAGATGAACTTAATATTGCCGTTGATTTTAAATTGATTCCCGAGGAAGAAGTTTTAGCGTTAATAAAAAATAAGCCGCCGGAAATCGATTTGGTATTAACCGGGCGCTATGCTTCCGCTAAAATCAGAGACATCGCCGATACGGTCAGCGAAGTGACAGAAGTCAAGCATCATTATTATGCCGGGAAGCAAGAAAGGGCAGGCATCGAATATTAA
- a CDS encoding methylmalonyl-CoA mutase family protein → MYTKESLAKASQARTNWEAAVEKTVAKHSDQKEQWTTVSDLPIKRIYGPEDIQNTQFEDISYPGQFPFLRGNQPTGYRGKYWTFRMFSGMGTAVETNKRWHYLLATGQTGLSTAFDFPTLMGYDSDSSKARGEVGKCGVAIDTIEDFQDLIQGIPLDKISTSMTINPPATILWAMYCAAAQQQGVPLTKISGTIQNDILKEFIAQKTLMCPPEPSVKLISDTIEFGTKYVPKWNTISISGYHIREAGATAVQELAFTLRDGIEYVEDAIQRKGLQVDEFASRLSFFFNSHIDFFEEIAKMRAARRMWAKIMKERFGAKDPRSCWMRFHTQTAGCSLTAQQPYNNVIRTVTEALAAVLGGTQSLHTNSLDEVLCLPSEHAVQIALRTQQILAEETGVANTIDPLAGSYFVESLTNQMEEKAWEYIHKIDEMGGMIKAIEKGYPQLEISDAAYRFQQQIDAKEKVMVGVNKYVEEDEKVDIPLVTIDESVEAEQLKRLAAVKRKRDGRTVAACLKDIANACKNGDNVMPYCIEAVKNYATVQEICDVYREVYGEYRDPGIF, encoded by the coding sequence TTGTATACAAAAGAATCATTGGCTAAAGCGAGCCAGGCAAGGACAAACTGGGAAGCGGCAGTGGAGAAAACCGTTGCAAAACATAGCGATCAAAAAGAACAGTGGACGACGGTGTCTGATTTGCCGATAAAGCGCATTTATGGTCCGGAGGACATTCAAAATACCCAGTTTGAAGATATTTCCTACCCCGGGCAGTTCCCTTTTTTGCGGGGAAATCAGCCAACCGGGTATCGGGGAAAGTATTGGACATTTCGCATGTTTTCCGGCATGGGAACGGCGGTGGAAACGAATAAACGCTGGCATTATCTCTTAGCTACCGGCCAAACCGGGTTGAGCACGGCCTTCGATTTTCCCACGTTGATGGGGTATGATTCCGATTCGTCCAAAGCCAGAGGTGAAGTGGGAAAATGCGGCGTGGCGATTGATACTATCGAGGATTTCCAGGATTTGATCCAGGGCATTCCTTTGGATAAAATCAGCACATCCATGACGATTAATCCGCCGGCCACCATATTATGGGCAATGTACTGCGCTGCTGCCCAGCAGCAGGGCGTGCCTCTGACGAAAATCAGCGGCACGATTCAAAATGATATCCTGAAGGAATTTATTGCTCAGAAGACGCTGATGTGTCCGCCGGAGCCTTCGGTCAAGCTCATTAGCGACACAATTGAATTCGGCACGAAGTACGTTCCGAAATGGAATACCATCAGTATCAGCGGCTATCACATCCGGGAAGCGGGGGCCACTGCCGTTCAGGAACTGGCGTTTACACTTCGGGACGGCATTGAATATGTGGAAGATGCCATTCAGCGGAAAGGGCTGCAGGTGGATGAGTTTGCTTCCCGCTTATCCTTCTTCTTTAATTCCCATATTGATTTCTTTGAAGAAATTGCTAAAATGCGGGCTGCCCGCCGGATGTGGGCCAAGATTATGAAAGAGCGCTTTGGGGCGAAGGATCCCCGATCCTGCTGGATGCGGTTTCATACTCAGACTGCCGGCTGTTCATTGACGGCGCAGCAGCCTTACAATAATGTGATTCGGACCGTTACCGAAGCATTGGCTGCTGTTTTGGGAGGAACCCAGTCTCTCCACACTAATTCACTGGACGAGGTCTTGTGTCTGCCTTCCGAACATGCCGTACAGATTGCTCTCAGGACACAGCAGATTTTGGCGGAAGAAACCGGCGTTGCCAATACGATTGATCCTTTGGCCGGTTCCTATTTTGTGGAGTCGCTGACTAATCAAATGGAAGAAAAGGCCTGGGAATATATTCATAAAATTGATGAAATGGGCGGCATGATCAAGGCTATCGAAAAGGGCTATCCTCAGCTGGAAATTTCCGACGCAGCTTATCGCTTTCAGCAGCAAATTGATGCTAAGGAGAAAGTCATGGTTGGCGTGAATAAATATGTGGAAGAGGATGAAAAAGTCGACATTCCCCTTGTGACTATTGATGAATCGGTGGAGGCAGAGCAGTTGAAGCGGCTGGCGGCTGTGAAGAGAAAACGTGACGGCCGTACAGTTGCTGCCTGTTTGAAGGATATTGCCAATGCCTGCAAGAACGGCGATAATGTCATGCCATATTGCATTGAAGCGGTTAAAAATTATGCCACCGTTCAGGAAATCTGTGATGTATACCGGGAAGTCTATGGGGAATACCGCGATCCGGGAATATTCTAA
- a CDS encoding cobalamin B12-binding domain-containing protein: MPNRTIRILIAKPGLDGHDRGAKVLARCFRDAGFEVIYTGCHQSPEQVAAVAIQEDVDVVGLSCLSGAHKFLFPEVAKLLKEQGAEDIIVIGGGIIPEQDMPALYEAGLKAIFTPGTTLESIVEWINTHVTPQV, encoded by the coding sequence ATGCCAAATAGAACGATTCGTATACTCATCGCCAAACCCGGCCTTGACGGCCATGACCGCGGCGCCAAAGTATTGGCCAGATGTTTTCGTGATGCCGGCTTTGAAGTCATTTATACGGGCTGTCATCAAAGCCCGGAGCAGGTAGCTGCCGTTGCGATTCAGGAGGATGTTGATGTAGTGGGGCTAAGCTGTCTGTCGGGTGCCCATAAATTTCTTTTTCCCGAGGTAGCCAAGCTGCTCAAAGAGCAGGGAGCGGAAGATATCATTGTGATCGGCGGCGGCATTATTCCCGAACAGGATATGCCGGCGTTGTATGAAGCCGGTCTGAAAGCGATTTTTACGCCGGGAACCACATTGGAATCCATTGTTGAGTGGATTAATACCCATGTGACGCCGCAGGTGTGA
- the meaB gene encoding methylmalonyl Co-A mutase-associated GTPase MeaB has product MKELSRKVLAGDIRAASRLIRNLEDQIPDTQLAMRELFTAAGSSHVIGITGAPGAGKSTLTDELIAAYRKRNKTIGVLAVDPTSPFSGGAILGDRIRMLRHSEDKGVFVRSLATKGSLGGLSKAVGEGIHVMEALKKDKIVVETCGVGQQEVDIINHAHTVVVVLVPGMGDEIQAIKAGLMEIADIFVINKADRDGAGKLYQEVLNIVAMAKKSGESSPTGWTIPIVKVESVLQPHAFAESVEVLGNKIEEHYQYLIKSKALVARKRRKAKAELNEALWAALFQPIVNKLNGDGEMEQMVDQLLNRETDPYTLAEEVARRYIKTVNNGKDGGK; this is encoded by the coding sequence ATGAAGGAATTAAGCAGGAAAGTATTAGCAGGAGACATTCGTGCGGCCTCCCGGCTGATTCGCAATCTGGAAGATCAAATACCGGATACTCAGTTGGCAATGCGGGAGCTATTTACCGCAGCCGGCAGTTCTCATGTGATTGGTATTACCGGGGCGCCGGGCGCGGGGAAAAGCACCTTGACGGATGAACTGATTGCCGCCTATCGTAAAAGGAATAAGACGATTGGGGTGCTGGCGGTGGATCCAACCAGCCCTTTTTCCGGCGGGGCCATTTTGGGCGACAGAATTCGTATGCTGCGCCATTCCGAAGACAAAGGTGTATTTGTCAGAAGTTTGGCAACTAAAGGCTCCCTGGGCGGTTTGTCCAAAGCGGTTGGCGAAGGAATTCATGTGATGGAAGCCTTAAAAAAAGATAAAATCGTGGTGGAAACCTGCGGCGTAGGCCAGCAGGAGGTGGATATTATTAATCACGCCCATACGGTCGTCGTGGTTCTTGTCCCGGGCATGGGCGATGAGATTCAGGCGATCAAGGCCGGGCTAATGGAAATTGCCGATATTTTTGTGATCAACAAAGCGGACCGGGACGGCGCCGGCAAATTGTATCAGGAAGTATTGAATATTGTGGCAATGGCGAAGAAAAGCGGCGAAAGTTCGCCGACTGGCTGGACGATACCGATTGTGAAGGTGGAAAGCGTACTTCAGCCTCATGCGTTTGCCGAGAGTGTTGAAGTTTTAGGCAATAAAATTGAAGAGCATTATCAATACCTGATTAAAAGCAAGGCACTGGTCGCTCGTAAGCGCCGGAAAGCAAAAGCGGAGCTGAATGAAGCATTGTGGGCTGCTCTGTTCCAACCGATAGTAAACAAATTGAACGGAGATGGAGAAATGGAGCAGATGGTAGATCAATTGCTGAACCGGGAAACGGATCCCTACACTTTGGCGGAAGAAGTGGCCCGGCGGTATATTAAAACAGTGAACAACGGAAAGGACGGCGGCAAATGA
- a CDS encoding Xaa-Pro peptidase family protein, producing the protein MNFTPKTEIAMRTGKLQQKIIEQGLDGALIFLNSDLFYFTGTVQTSFLYIPAAGEPVLMVKKGLRRGSEESRLKNIVSIHSPKKIPEALAGFGFTDLSKIGLELDVLPVNLYKLYRKIFPQAELSDISPAIKAIRAIKSPYEIELLKQALVVSDQAFSTVPSLLREGMTEIELAALFEAELRKRGFAGCCKMRAFNQEFLFGDICTGSSGFYPSYFDGPVGGTGVSVSHPKGAGWKRINRNEVVYIDYTSIIEGYTGDQTRIFCIGELSPRMVKAFEAALQIEAAVLKAMKPGTLAEEPYLLALNLAEELGYKDYFMGYKDDQVKFLGHGLGLELDEWPIFAKGFKLPIVPGMTFALEPKFVFPEGAIGTENSFVMTETGPEYLSITPEVITYLKV; encoded by the coding sequence ATGAATTTTACCCCGAAAACAGAAATTGCGATGAGGACCGGGAAACTGCAGCAAAAAATAATTGAGCAGGGACTTGACGGAGCACTCATTTTTTTAAATAGTGATTTATTTTACTTTACCGGCACGGTACAGACTTCATTTTTGTACATACCGGCTGCCGGGGAGCCGGTATTGATGGTGAAAAAAGGGCTGCGCCGCGGCAGTGAAGAGTCGCGGTTGAAGAATATCGTTTCCATCCACAGTCCCAAGAAAATACCTGAAGCCCTGGCTGGATTTGGCTTCACCGATCTAAGCAAAATCGGACTGGAGCTGGACGTATTGCCGGTTAATCTTTATAAACTGTACCGTAAGATTTTTCCTCAGGCCGAGTTGAGCGATATTTCTCCGGCAATTAAAGCGATTCGCGCTATAAAATCTCCTTATGAAATCGAGCTACTGAAGCAGGCTCTGGTTGTATCCGACCAGGCTTTTTCCACCGTGCCTTCTTTACTGCGGGAAGGCATGACGGAGATCGAGCTGGCAGCATTGTTTGAAGCGGAGCTGAGGAAACGCGGCTTTGCCGGCTGCTGCAAAATGCGGGCTTTCAACCAGGAGTTTTTGTTTGGCGATATTTGTACCGGCAGCAGCGGCTTTTACCCCAGTTACTTTGACGGTCCTGTCGGCGGAACCGGTGTTTCCGTCTCACATCCCAAAGGCGCGGGCTGGAAAAGAATCAACCGGAATGAAGTCGTTTATATTGACTATACCTCCATTATTGAAGGCTATACCGGAGATCAGACACGGATTTTCTGTATCGGTGAGCTTTCCCCCCGGATGGTGAAGGCCTTTGAGGCTGCCTTACAGATTGAAGCCGCAGTGCTTAAAGCCATGAAACCGGGGACCTTGGCGGAGGAGCCTTATTTACTGGCGCTTAATCTGGCGGAGGAACTGGGATATAAAGATTATTTTATGGGCTATAAGGACGATCAGGTTAAATTCCTGGGGCACGGGCTGGGACTGGAACTGGATGAATGGCCTATATTCGCCAAAGGTTTCAAGCTTCCGATAGTTCCGGGAATGACCTTTGCCCTTGAACCTAAATTTGTCTTTCCCGAAGGGGCCATCGGCACGGAAAATAGCTTTGTCATGACGGAAACAGGTCCTGAATATTTAAGCATCACTCCGGAAGTTATTACTTATCTGAAAGTGTAA
- a CDS encoding CoA-transferase has translation MSKPKRITLKEAGALVHDGDQITFSGFTIWRRPVALCYELIRQGKKDLHLFEVQGGYHSDLLVGAGCVKIWEGAWMGQEMLGKIGENLARKQIDGDILVDDYSHGHTVGRLMAGALGLPFFPCALAMGTDILNPEYDQLANAGLRDGKHRNIPAKKYVIAQDPFFGRSDCLLLPAVNPDVALVYAPIVGDEGTVRVLSQSYNDAEVIKAAKTVIVICEETVPDSYLRNDPAANLASGYEIDYVVECPWAAHPTGSQFYYDSDADFLKSYNRNVRDQKAFDEFADQWIFGVSCHEEYLERLGTKRLEGLRASSIMGYSSRIKRGTRA, from the coding sequence TTGAGCAAACCAAAAAGGATTACTTTAAAAGAAGCCGGAGCTTTGGTGCATGACGGGGATCAGATCACTTTTAGCGGTTTTACCATCTGGCGGCGTCCGGTGGCTCTTTGTTATGAACTGATTCGTCAGGGGAAAAAGGATCTCCACTTATTCGAGGTACAAGGCGGCTATCACAGTGATCTATTAGTGGGTGCCGGTTGCGTAAAAATATGGGAAGGCGCCTGGATGGGTCAGGAGATGCTGGGGAAGATAGGCGAAAACTTAGCCAGGAAGCAAATCGATGGTGATATCCTGGTGGATGATTACAGTCATGGGCATACAGTAGGGCGTTTAATGGCCGGGGCGCTGGGGCTGCCGTTTTTTCCCTGCGCACTGGCCATGGGAACCGATATTTTAAATCCGGAATATGATCAACTGGCCAATGCCGGGTTAAGAGACGGCAAGCATCGGAATATTCCGGCCAAAAAATATGTAATAGCTCAGGATCCGTTTTTCGGCCGGAGCGATTGTCTGCTGCTGCCGGCGGTCAATCCGGATGTGGCTTTAGTCTATGCGCCGATTGTCGGCGATGAGGGAACGGTCCGGGTCCTGTCTCAAAGTTACAATGACGCCGAAGTCATTAAAGCTGCCAAAACGGTGATTGTTATTTGTGAAGAAACTGTTCCCGACAGCTATCTGCGCAACGATCCGGCAGCTAATTTGGCTTCCGGTTATGAAATTGACTATGTGGTGGAATGCCCCTGGGCTGCCCATCCTACCGGGTCGCAGTTTTACTATGATTCGGATGCCGATTTTTTAAAATCCTATAACCGGAATGTGCGGGATCAGAAGGCCTTTGATGAATTTGCCGATCAATGGATCTTTGGTGTGAGCTGCCATGAAGAATATTTGGAAAGATTGGGGACGAAGCGGCTGGAAGGATTGCGGGCCAGCTCGATTATGGGTTATTCCAGCAGGATTAAAAGGGGGACAAGAGCATGA
- a CDS encoding CoA-transferase has translation MKYSAEYCKPGEFQPIDLLAAAAAREVCDGDVVFAGTGLPMLAITLAQHEQAPNAVCIYEGGSIDGRPLSLPTSVGDARCTYQASRASGLFEAFYGQLHSGYVDLGFLGGAEIDKYGNVNCTVIGDYNQPKKRFTGSGGNADICSYARRTVFIMVQEKRRFREEVDYVTSPGWRVKKWPSGEWASKQEVYGSYFKGGVSTVITDMAVFRFDETGEMYLDTVHPGFSVQDVLDHVDFKLNVDRVSGETLPPTKKQVELLYHVIDPEGIFLP, from the coding sequence ATGAAATACTCCGCTGAATACTGCAAGCCCGGTGAGTTTCAACCCATTGATCTGCTGGCGGCTGCGGCCGCCCGGGAAGTTTGCGACGGCGATGTCGTTTTTGCCGGTACAGGACTTCCCATGCTGGCTATTACCTTGGCACAGCATGAACAGGCTCCCAATGCCGTATGCATCTACGAAGGCGGGAGCATTGACGGGAGGCCGCTGAGTTTACCGACGTCTGTCGGCGATGCCCGCTGCACGTACCAGGCATCCAGGGCTTCCGGCTTGTTTGAAGCTTTTTACGGTCAACTGCATTCCGGTTATGTGGATCTTGGTTTTTTAGGCGGCGCTGAAATTGACAAATACGGCAATGTAAATTGTACGGTAATCGGCGATTACAATCAGCCGAAAAAGAGATTTACCGGCAGCGGCGGTAATGCCGATATTTGTTCTTATGCGAGACGAACCGTATTTATTATGGTACAGGAGAAGCGCCGCTTTAGGGAAGAAGTTGATTATGTCACGTCGCCCGGATGGCGGGTTAAAAAATGGCCGTCAGGGGAATGGGCTTCCAAGCAGGAGGTGTACGGGTCGTATTTTAAGGGTGGAGTTTCCACTGTGATTACGGATATGGCCGTTTTTCGTTTTGATGAAACCGGCGAAATGTACCTGGATACCGTCCATCCCGGCTTTTCAGTGCAGGATGTGCTGGATCATGTTGATTTTAAGCTGAATGTAGACCGGGTATCAGGCGAGACGCTGCCACCAACGAAGAAACAAGTGGAATTACTTTACCACGTTATTGATCCGGAAGGGATTTTCCTGCCATAA
- a CDS encoding DUF4321 domain-containing protein, which produces MRSSRSTNYGIMALFLITGAVLGGILGEFIAGSATLSGLAPYFVKTFPVFDMPPVTINLYVIKLVVGFALYPNLISILGMLVAILLFRRF; this is translated from the coding sequence TTGAGAAGCAGCAGAAGCACAAATTATGGTATAATGGCTCTATTTTTAATTACCGGTGCGGTTTTAGGCGGTATTCTGGGAGAATTTATCGCGGGCTCAGCGACTTTGTCAGGACTGGCACCTTATTTTGTAAAAACGTTTCCCGTTTTTGATATGCCGCCGGTTACCATAAATTTGTATGTGATTAAGCTGGTCGTGGGGTTTGCCTTATATCCGAATTTAATCAGTATTTTGGGAATGCTAGTAGCAATTCTGTTGTTTCGGCGGTTCTAG
- a CDS encoding Maf family protein, translating to MTIILASASPRRRELLEQVGCEFSIITSDVEEDNTRQMMPAKLAVSHAQAKALAVASTLSRQSVVIGADTIVVFGGKVYGKPADGADARRMLLNLAGKDHQVITGIAVVKGENLWTDVAVTAVRLADLTAKQIEAYVNTGEPMDKAGAYAIQGKGALFVESIQGSYSNVVGLPLKTLADLLKKAGVSLL from the coding sequence ATGACAATCATTCTGGCGTCCGCTTCACCAAGACGGCGGGAGTTATTAGAGCAGGTGGGCTGTGAATTCAGCATTATTACCAGTGATGTGGAAGAAGACAATACCCGTCAGATGATGCCGGCGAAGCTGGCAGTAAGTCACGCTCAGGCGAAAGCTTTGGCGGTGGCGTCAACCCTGTCCCGGCAATCTGTCGTGATTGGCGCGGATACGATAGTGGTCTTTGGCGGAAAAGTGTACGGTAAGCCCGCGGATGGGGCGGATGCGCGTCGCATGCTGCTGAATTTAGCCGGAAAAGATCATCAGGTGATTACCGGAATTGCTGTAGTGAAGGGTGAAAATCTTTGGACGGACGTTGCCGTTACTGCTGTACGGCTCGCCGACCTGACTGCGAAACAAATTGAAGCATATGTTAATACCGGTGAGCCTATGGACAAGGCCGGTGCTTATGCCATTCAGGGAAAGGGAGCTCTTTTTGTGGAATCCATCCAGGGTTCGTATTCCAATGTTGTGGGGCTGCCTTTAAAGACATTAGCGGATTTGCTGAAAAAGGCGGGTGTCAGTTTATTGTGA
- the radC gene encoding DNA repair protein RadC → MNDTVKPLMMKELPEDERPREKMLIHGAQALSNAELLAILLRTGTRQEPVVSLAQRILKKFEGDGLSALAAVKPQELSQVRGVGPAKAVTVMAAIELGTRLQSQAAARRPVIRSPQDAADLMMARLRYESREHFMVLLLSTKNHVIATSVISVGSLNASIVHPRELFREAICYSAAAVILIHNHPSGDPAPSQEDIVLTKKLVEAGQLLDITVLDHVIIGDNRYVSLKEKGIIG, encoded by the coding sequence GTGAACGATACTGTTAAGCCACTTATGATGAAGGAACTACCGGAGGATGAGCGCCCGCGGGAGAAAATGCTTATCCACGGGGCACAGGCTCTGAGTAATGCGGAGTTATTAGCGATACTGCTTCGTACCGGGACAAGACAGGAGCCGGTGGTCAGTCTGGCTCAGCGGATTTTAAAAAAATTTGAGGGGGACGGACTGTCGGCCCTGGCTGCAGTCAAGCCTCAGGAATTAAGCCAAGTCAGAGGCGTGGGACCGGCAAAGGCAGTCACCGTTATGGCTGCAATTGAATTGGGAACGCGGCTTCAATCCCAGGCAGCTGCCCGCCGTCCGGTGATTCGCTCGCCGCAGGATGCGGCGGATCTCATGATGGCCCGGCTGCGTTATGAATCCCGGGAGCACTTTATGGTGTTGCTGTTGTCAACGAAAAATCATGTGATTGCAACATCGGTAATATCAGTAGGCAGTTTAAACGCTTCGATTGTTCATCCCCGGGAATTATTTCGGGAAGCGATTTGTTATTCGGCGGCAGCGGTTATTTTGATCCATAATCATCCCAGCGGCGATCCTGCGCCAAGCCAGGAAGATATTGTTTTGACGAAAAAATTGGTGGAAGCCGGGCAATTGTTAGACATTACTGTTTTGGATCACGTAATTATTGGGGATAATAGGTATGTCAGCCTAAAAGAAAAGGGAATAATAGGATAG
- a CDS encoding rod shape-determining protein — translation MKLFGSLSRDMGIDLGTANTLVHVKGKGIVLREPSVVAIQRDTGEVLAVGEEAKQMIGRTPGNIVAIRPLKDGVIADFDITQSMLKYFIRRSIDTKSFIRPRVVVGVPSGVTEVEKRAVIDATIQAGAREAYLIEEPMAAAIGAGLPVHEPTGNMVVDIGGGTTEVAVISLGGIVTSRSIRIGGDEMDEAIVQYIKRTYNLMIGERTAEEVKVAIGAAIVPEVEESMDIRGRDLVTGLPKTLTIRAGEVQQALNEPVTGIIEAVKVTLEKTPPELASDIMDRGIVMTGGGSLLRGLDRLLNKETGMPVHIAEDALSCVGIGTGKALESIDLLKRVLMSPKKLG, via the coding sequence ATGAAGCTGTTTGGATCATTGTCCCGGGATATGGGGATAGACCTTGGCACCGCCAACACTCTGGTGCATGTAAAAGGAAAGGGGATTGTCCTTAGAGAACCTTCTGTGGTTGCGATTCAGCGGGATACCGGTGAAGTACTGGCCGTGGGTGAAGAGGCAAAGCAGATGATTGGCCGGACTCCGGGAAATATTGTGGCCATCCGGCCGCTGAAGGATGGCGTAATTGCTGATTTTGATATTACTCAGTCTATGCTGAAATATTTTATCAGACGTTCGATTGATACAAAGTCTTTTATTCGCCCGCGGGTTGTTGTCGGTGTGCCATCAGGCGTAACGGAAGTGGAAAAAAGAGCAGTGATTGATGCGACGATCCAAGCCGGGGCGCGGGAAGCATATCTGATCGAAGAACCAATGGCGGCTGCCATTGGCGCCGGGTTGCCTGTTCATGAACCAACCGGCAACATGGTGGTCGATATCGGCGGCGGGACGACGGAGGTAGCGGTTATTTCTCTGGGAGGAATTGTTACCAGCCGTTCCATACGTATCGGCGGTGATGAGATGGATGAGGCAATCGTGCAATATATTAAGCGGACGTACAATCTGATGATTGGTGAGCGGACCGCCGAGGAAGTCAAGGTTGCTATCGGTGCGGCTATTGTACCGGAAGTGGAGGAGTCCATGGATATACGGGGACGTGATTTAGTGACCGGTCTGCCCAAGACACTGACGATTCGGGCCGGTGAGGTACAGCAGGCTTTGAATGAGCCGGTTACGGGAATTATTGAAGCCGTAAAAGTTACTTTGGAGAAAACTCCGCCGGAGCTTGCTTCCGACATTATGGATCGGGGGATCGTCATGACCGGCGGCGGGTCGCTGCTTCGGGGTCTGGATCGTTTATTGAACAAAGAGACCGGCATGCCGGTTCATATTGCGGAAGATGCCTTGTCATGTGTGGGAATTGGTACCGGTAAAGCATTAGAAAGCATTGACTTATTAAAACGTGTGCTAATGTCCCCCAAAAAGCTGGGGTAA
- the mreC gene encoding rod shape-determining protein MreC yields MGAFNKKTVVLAVTIVTVFLLAISAVHGKYQFSYMEKVITTILAPGEYVFSRIGFGFRRVGLFTGEMMTVYRDNQTLRSENEQLRQNNLNISEIVAENTRLQAMLAYKTGTPQFDLVLAKVIARDPGTWTSIIVINRGSADGITKDMPVVTPQGLAGNVIRVYSNTAKVQLLLDPRSAVGALVQRPESRVAAIVEGNGASPFVPRMVNVARDADIINGDQIITSGFGGIYPKGLLIGEVVDVVNEEGGLLKYAILKPAVDFDRLEEVFVIIRSREPVPVLPAAPSAPQGSQNGQKTLLPQGAKGQ; encoded by the coding sequence GTGGGAGCTTTTAACAAAAAGACGGTCGTCTTGGCGGTGACTATAGTAACCGTCTTTTTGCTGGCCATTTCTGCGGTCCATGGTAAATATCAGTTTTCCTATATGGAGAAAGTGATTACAACGATTTTGGCACCGGGTGAATATGTTTTTTCTCGGATAGGGTTTGGATTCCGGCGAGTCGGATTATTTACCGGTGAAATGATGACGGTATATCGTGACAATCAGACGTTACGGTCGGAAAATGAACAACTCCGTCAAAATAATCTAAATATTAGCGAGATCGTGGCAGAAAATACGAGGCTGCAGGCGATGCTTGCTTATAAGACGGGGACGCCGCAATTTGATTTAGTGCTGGCGAAAGTGATTGCCCGGGATCCGGGAACCTGGACCAGCATTATTGTAATCAATCGTGGCTCTGCCGATGGCATTACCAAGGATATGCCGGTGGTTACACCTCAGGGGCTGGCGGGGAATGTAATCCGTGTTTACAGCAATACGGCTAAAGTGCAGTTGCTTCTGGATCCTCGCAGCGCGGTGGGAGCCTTGGTTCAGCGGCCGGAATCGAGAGTGGCGGCTATTGTGGAAGGCAATGGGGCGAGTCCTTTTGTCCCAAGAATGGTGAATGTGGCCCGGGATGCCGATATTATTAACGGCGATCAGATTATTACCTCCGGTTTTGGCGGGATTTATCCGAAAGGGCTGCTAATAGGGGAAGTCGTTGATGTAGTTAATGAGGAAGGCGGTTTATTAAAATATGCTATTCTGAAGCCGGCAGTGGATTTTGATCGACTGGAAGAAGTCTTTGTGATTATACGTTCACGGGAACCGGTACCTGTTTTACCGGCAGCTCCCTCTGCGCCCCAGGGAAGTCAAAATGGACAAAAGACACTTTTGCCGCAAGGGGCGAAAGGCCAATGA